CGGTCAAGGCCGCGTCGGTGGATCCGGGGGCCGCGGATGCCTCGTACGGGCTCGGGACCATGGACGATCCCGCCTTCGCGGGAATGCACGAGGTGTCGGCGATGATCGCCGGGCAGTCGGTCGGGGCGGCGGAGGCGGTGTGGCACGGGGACGCGCTGCACGCGGTGAACTTCGCGGGTGGGCTGCACCATGCGATGCCGGGTGGGGCGTCCGGGTTCTGCATCTACAACGACGCCTCGCTCGCGATCGCGCGGCTGCTGGAACTGGGGGCCGAGCGGGTCGCGTACGTGGATGTCGACGTGCATCACGGGGACGGGGTGCAGACGGCGTTCTGGGAGGACCCCCGGGTTCTGACGATCTCGCTGCACGAGCATCCGCGGACGCTGTTCCCGCAGACCGGGTGGCCGGAGGAGACGGGGGCCTCCTCGGCGGAGGGCTCCGCCGTCAATGTCGCGCTGCCTGCCGGGACCGGGGACGCGGGGTGGCTGCGGGCGTTCCACTCCGTGGTGCCTGAGCTCGTCGCCGAGTTTCGGCCGCAGGTGCTGGTCACCCAGCACGGTGCCGACACCCACTTCGAGGATCCGCTCGCTCATCTGGCCGTCTCGCTCGACGCGCAGCGGGCCGTGCAGGTCGCCTGTCACGACCTGGCGCACGAGTACGCCGACGGGCGGTGGGTCGCGTTGGGTGGGGGCGGGTACGCGGTCGTGGACGTCGTGCCGCGGTCGTGGACGCATCTGGTCGCCGTCGCGGCGGGGCGGCCCATCGATCCCGAGACGGTGATTCCCGAGAGCTGGCGGCAGGAGGTCTTCGCTCGTACGCGGCAGTTGGCGCCCGTGCGGATGACGGACGGGCGGTGGCCCGTGTCCTGGAAGGGGTGGGAGTCCGGGTACGACCCGGCCGACCGTCTCGACCAGGCGATTGTCGCGACGCGCCGTGCGGTGTTCCCCCTACGGGGCCTGCTGCCCTGACCCTTCTTCGCCCCCGCCGCCCCTACCCGACCCATCCCCAGGGGCTGCGCCCCTTCGCCCCCCTGACGATGCGCCCCCGGACCCCCTGGGGCTCCGCCCCCGGATCCCCGGCGGGACTTCGCCCCCGGACCCCCAGGGGCTCCGCCCCTTCGCCCCCTGGGGGGGCTGCGCCCCTGCACCCCCAGGGAGCTGCTCCTTTTCGACCCCGGCGGGGCTGCGCCCGCCCTCACGCCGCCGAGGCCTGCCTCCGGCGGGGCTGCGGCCCCGGACCCCCCGAGGCCTGTCCTCGGTCGGGCTCCGGCATGGACCCCGCGGTGGCCGTGCTCCCGTACCCCGGCTGGGGGTGCGTGGCGCGTGGCCTGGTGCGGTGGCCTCGCGTTCCGCGTGGGGCTCTGTCGGGGACAGGGGGCCAGAGCGCGCATTACGCCAACTGTGGGGCGTTTCCGGGAAATTCGGGGTGAAGAGGGGTCATGTGCGTCAGCATCGCTGACGTGTTGAGCACCGGAGCATTACGTGCGCACCTGCTGGCGGCCCGATTGGCCGGGCCCGTTGCCACCTCGCGTGAGGAGAGTCTGCGGAGCTATCGGCTCTTCGCGGCCCGCGATCCCCGGGTGCTGCTCGGGCTCGATCCCGAGTGGACGTGGGAGCAGCGGGACCTGATCGAGTTGATGGCCGACAAGTGTGGAGTTTCGGCCGATCCGGCGCACACGAGTGGGCATGATGTGATCGACCCTGAGCGGACTCTGGTC
This portion of the Streptomyces mirabilis genome encodes:
- a CDS encoding acetoin utilization protein AcuC is translated as MSGRAQLMWDEAVTGYDFGPDHPMDPVRLALTRRLVDAFGLDREVDVVAAKPAGESTLRLVHREDYVEAVKAASVDPGAADASYGLGTMDDPAFAGMHEVSAMIAGQSVGAAEAVWHGDALHAVNFAGGLHHAMPGGASGFCIYNDASLAIARLLELGAERVAYVDVDVHHGDGVQTAFWEDPRVLTISLHEHPRTLFPQTGWPEETGASSAEGSAVNVALPAGTGDAGWLRAFHSVVPELVAEFRPQVLVTQHGADTHFEDPLAHLAVSLDAQRAVQVACHDLAHEYADGRWVALGGGGYAVVDVVPRSWTHLVAVAAGRPIDPETVIPESWRQEVFARTRQLAPVRMTDGRWPVSWKGWESGYDPADRLDQAIVATRRAVFPLRGLLP